A DNA window from Shewanella baltica contains the following coding sequences:
- a CDS encoding aminotransferase class V-fold PLP-dependent enzyme gives MFEDFKKDFYLAGPGYLLNHSVGRPLKSTEQVFKEAFFAPWQESGREPWGQWLSVIDDFTFALSKLFNGHQKDFCPQVNLSSALTKIVMSLDRLNREHAVVLMSEIDFPSMGFALKKALPASCEVRFIPKGLDVTDPNVWDAHISRDVDLVFVSHAYSNTGQQAPLANIFTIARERGCLSLVDVAQSAGIIPLDLARLQPDFLIGSSVKWLCGGPGAAYLWVNPAILESCQPKDVGWFSHENPFEFDIHDFRYQHSAMRFWGGTPSIAPYAIAAHSIHYLAGLGIPLLRKCNQQLIDAVAQELEHEFVSPRDVEKRSGTLILQFGEQQHQIMTALANANISVDARSMGIRISPHIYNNMADIKLLLDVIKANR, from the coding sequence ATGTTTGAAGACTTTAAAAAGGACTTTTACCTCGCGGGTCCAGGATATCTATTGAACCATTCAGTCGGTCGACCGTTAAAATCGACCGAACAGGTCTTCAAAGAAGCCTTTTTTGCGCCTTGGCAGGAATCGGGGCGTGAGCCTTGGGGCCAGTGGCTGAGTGTGATTGATGATTTTACCTTTGCTTTATCCAAACTGTTTAACGGCCACCAAAAGGACTTTTGCCCTCAGGTAAATCTTTCCAGTGCACTGACTAAAATCGTGATGTCACTCGACCGATTAAATCGCGAACACGCCGTTGTGTTGATGAGTGAGATTGATTTCCCCAGCATGGGATTTGCCCTTAAAAAAGCGCTGCCAGCAAGCTGCGAAGTGCGTTTTATTCCTAAGGGGCTTGATGTCACTGACCCTAATGTGTGGGACGCGCATATCAGTCGTGATGTAGATCTGGTGTTTGTCAGCCATGCTTACTCGAATACGGGGCAGCAGGCGCCATTAGCCAATATTTTCACCATAGCCCGTGAGCGAGGCTGTTTGAGCTTAGTGGATGTGGCTCAATCGGCAGGGATTATTCCGCTAGATCTCGCGCGCCTACAACCTGATTTTTTAATCGGGTCGAGTGTGAAATGGCTCTGCGGCGGCCCTGGTGCCGCCTATCTTTGGGTTAATCCCGCTATATTGGAGAGTTGCCAGCCAAAGGATGTGGGGTGGTTTAGCCACGAGAATCCGTTCGAGTTCGATATCCATGATTTTCGTTACCAGCATTCCGCAATGCGCTTCTGGGGTGGAACGCCTTCAATCGCCCCCTATGCCATTGCCGCCCACAGCATTCATTACCTTGCTGGTCTAGGCATCCCCTTGCTGCGTAAATGTAATCAGCAGTTAATTGATGCCGTGGCGCAAGAGCTCGAACATGAGTTTGTATCGCCACGGGATGTTGAAAAACGCAGCGGTACGCTGATTTTGCAGTTTGGTGAGCAACAACATCAAATCATGACGGCATTAGCGAACGCGAACATCAGTGTCGACGCCCGCAGCATGGGGATCCGTATTTCGCCGCATATCTACAACAATATGGCCGATATCAAGCTGTTACTGGACGTGATAAAAGCCAATCGGTAG
- a CDS encoding isopenicillin N synthase family dioxygenase — MEQLPILNLSDWHAGGQSRHAFINKLADAARRIGFFYLTGHGIELARQQQVLQLARDFFALPLADKLAVKMTNTPHFRGYTRLQGELTLGKPDLREQFDIMQEETANPPRSDVPKWSQLQGPNQWPSQLPQMKTILLEWQQDLADTSVTLLKALAVALEQSETAFDATIDTGPYQHMKLIRYPSANGETSGQGVGAHKDPGYLTLVLQDKQSGLEVQTDDGWVSIPPLEGAFVVNIGELLELASNGYLKATYHRVTSPPAGVERYSCAFFMAAQLNATVPLLPLPEYLARQAQGPASDPLNPLFHQVGQNVLKGRLRSHPDVAKAHYASFSNAI; from the coding sequence ATGGAACAATTACCGATATTGAATTTAAGCGATTGGCATGCGGGTGGGCAAAGTCGTCACGCCTTCATTAATAAACTTGCCGATGCAGCTAGAAGGATAGGTTTTTTCTATTTAACTGGCCATGGCATTGAGCTCGCGAGACAGCAGCAAGTACTTCAGTTAGCTAGGGATTTCTTTGCGCTCCCTCTCGCCGATAAGCTCGCTGTGAAAATGACGAACACGCCTCATTTTCGTGGTTATACCCGTTTACAAGGTGAATTGACTTTAGGGAAGCCTGATTTGCGTGAGCAATTTGACATAATGCAAGAGGAAACCGCTAATCCTCCGCGTTCGGATGTGCCCAAATGGTCGCAATTACAAGGACCTAATCAATGGCCGTCCCAATTACCGCAGATGAAAACGATTTTATTGGAATGGCAACAGGACTTAGCCGATACCAGTGTTACGCTATTGAAGGCGCTCGCTGTCGCATTAGAGCAATCAGAGACCGCATTCGATGCCACGATTGATACTGGCCCATATCAACACATGAAGCTTATCCGCTATCCAAGTGCGAATGGAGAGACTTCTGGCCAAGGGGTGGGAGCGCACAAAGATCCTGGTTACCTCACCTTAGTGCTGCAAGATAAGCAATCGGGTTTAGAAGTTCAGACTGACGACGGCTGGGTAAGCATTCCGCCCTTGGAGGGCGCCTTTGTTGTTAATATAGGTGAGTTACTTGAGTTAGCCTCTAACGGGTATTTAAAAGCCACTTATCACAGGGTCACTAGCCCGCCTGCTGGAGTTGAGCGCTACTCTTGCGCCTTTTTTATGGCGGCACAGTTGAACGCTACGGTTCCCTTGTTACCCTTGCCTGAATATTTGGCACGCCAAGCCCAAGGGCCTGCAAGCGATCCATTAAATCCACTCTTTCACCAAGTTGGCCAAAACGTATTAAAAGGACGTTTACGCTCACATCCTGATGTTGCGAAAGCGCATTACGCCTCATTTTCCAATGCTATTTAA
- a CDS encoding dicarboxylate/amino acid:cation symporter: MWQKIKPYKDSIVLLTALLLGGLLGVGLPELALKFKPLGQIFLNLLFMIIVPLVAISVTSSIARMTDLKKLGALLVSIMAVSIVMAIIPAVGIIGLALFFDPAQGVTLDLNQTISDTAGTMDFVGLLTTNDFSGLLSKSNILALIIMSVIAGIAIGQSGEDGRKVSVLLDSFNTVIMKIVSIIMVAAPVGLGAYFASTMASQDPQLVITFARAVGLFMVACFIYLTVGSTFYAWLGGGTQGVKQFWRFALEPAVIALGTTSSLATLPVTLRTALKMGIKPEIADISLPLLVNLNKGGASIITALKIVFIYSLLGLDFTVDVFMVTILISVLSAFIIGGVPGGAFLGEIFIVTTLGLPIETIPILVVIGAITDAPSTVINVVHDLNACQIIERLNRKRL; the protein is encoded by the coding sequence ATGTGGCAAAAGATAAAACCGTATAAAGATTCCATCGTGCTGCTCACCGCGTTATTACTGGGCGGCCTGCTCGGTGTAGGTTTGCCAGAACTGGCGCTCAAGTTCAAACCTTTAGGGCAAATTTTTCTAAACCTGTTGTTTATGATTATCGTACCACTGGTCGCCATTAGCGTGACCTCCTCCATTGCTCGCATGACGGATTTGAAGAAACTCGGCGCTCTGTTAGTGTCAATCATGGCGGTGTCGATTGTGATGGCGATTATTCCCGCCGTTGGCATTATCGGACTGGCCTTGTTTTTCGACCCAGCCCAAGGTGTTACCTTAGATCTCAATCAAACTATCAGCGATACTGCGGGGACGATGGATTTTGTCGGCCTGCTGACCACCAATGACTTTTCAGGTTTATTATCAAAATCCAATATCTTAGCCCTGATCATCATGTCGGTTATTGCGGGGATTGCGATAGGTCAATCGGGTGAGGATGGCAGAAAAGTCTCGGTATTACTCGACAGTTTTAATACCGTCATCATGAAGATAGTGTCGATCATTATGGTGGCTGCTCCCGTGGGACTGGGTGCCTATTTCGCCTCAACGATGGCAAGCCAAGATCCGCAGCTTGTTATCACCTTTGCCCGCGCCGTTGGTCTGTTTATGGTCGCCTGTTTTATTTATCTAACAGTGGGTTCTACCTTTTACGCTTGGCTTGGCGGTGGCACTCAAGGGGTTAAACAATTCTGGCGCTTCGCCCTCGAACCCGCAGTGATCGCACTGGGCACCACATCATCGCTTGCCACCTTACCCGTCACCTTAAGAACCGCGCTAAAGATGGGCATCAAACCCGAAATTGCCGACATCAGCCTGCCATTATTGGTCAATTTAAATAAGGGCGGCGCCTCAATCATCACAGCCCTAAAAATCGTGTTTATCTACTCGTTACTCGGATTAGATTTCACCGTCGATGTGTTTATGGTGACCATACTGATTTCGGTTTTATCGGCCTTTATCATAGGCGGCGTACCGGGCGGCGCTTTCCTCGGAGAGATTTTTATCGTCACGACATTAGGCTTGCCAATAGAAACCATCCCGATTTTAGTGGTGATAGGGGCAATAACCGATGCACCATCGACAGTCATTAACGTGGTACACGACTTGAACGCCTGCCAGATCATCGAGCGGCTAAATCGTAAACGACTCTAA
- a CDS encoding GNAT family N-acetyltransferase, translating to MTQRQAVWINAVFVNPENRKQGISAQLINHAEKIVKEMLEPELLVFTHIPVLYSNLEWKVIATHDDHFVLNSSLVQSA from the coding sequence ATGACTCAGAGGCAAGCTGTTTGGATTAATGCAGTTTTTGTTAATCCTGAAAATCGTAAACAGGGTATTAGCGCTCAATTGATCAATCATGCTGAAAAAATCGTTAAAGAAATGCTTGAACCAGAATTATTGGTTTTTACTCATATACCGGTATTGTATTCAAATCTAGAATGGAAAGTCATTGCAACGCATGATGATCATTTCGTACTTAACAGTTCATTAGTGCAATCAGCATGA
- a CDS encoding 4Fe-4S binding protein, whose protein sequence is MTFIESLTLMLALMYLASLSYWSGQKWGAAATLLLSVGAVAISLYWPLALGLIIALPLALLGHKFAPDSFKGEIKINTLREGTQHVLALSLLLVAVQYTINTILLKQGITPWLMRPDVVDAFLPIAGGIELKAIVSLNLWDQTHPAAAVMLAAVLLTGLLCKRAFCGWACPLGLAGEYLYAFRKRFIKSELTPPAWLDWPLRMLKYLLLLGLCYIVIGMPAQSIPNYLDGNYHKIADLKMALFFLTPSLITLLVFTLILALAAWRRQGFCRYLCPYGAMLGILSFASPLKIRRDTQHCLIEAKGMKCDKCTRACPANIIVHTKTTVRSDECQACMRCVAACPKSAALGLGLKFGHRLGHKGLLALVLITLFILPLGAYLAGFWHSQTPDNIRMELIQVIDRVGH, encoded by the coding sequence ATGACTTTTATCGAATCACTCACCCTGATGTTGGCACTCATGTATCTCGCCTCCCTCAGCTATTGGAGCGGCCAGAAATGGGGCGCTGCCGCCACACTGTTACTCAGCGTCGGCGCCGTCGCGATTAGCCTTTACTGGCCATTGGCACTCGGACTGATTATTGCGCTGCCGTTGGCATTATTGGGGCATAAATTTGCACCTGATTCCTTCAAGGGTGAGATTAAGATAAACACCCTGCGGGAAGGCACTCAGCATGTCTTGGCGCTATCGCTTTTACTGGTTGCCGTGCAATACACAATCAATACCATACTGCTTAAGCAAGGTATTACACCTTGGCTCATGCGCCCAGATGTGGTCGATGCTTTCCTGCCAATTGCTGGCGGCATTGAGCTTAAGGCTATTGTCAGTCTGAATTTATGGGATCAAACCCATCCTGCAGCGGCAGTGATGTTAGCTGCGGTATTACTCACAGGATTACTCTGCAAGCGAGCATTTTGTGGTTGGGCTTGCCCATTAGGTTTGGCAGGGGAATATCTGTATGCCTTTAGAAAACGCTTTATTAAATCAGAACTGACGCCACCCGCTTGGCTCGATTGGCCACTGCGTATGCTCAAGTATCTATTGCTGCTTGGCCTCTGTTACATAGTGATTGGCATGCCAGCGCAATCGATTCCTAATTATCTCGATGGCAATTACCATAAGATTGCCGACTTGAAGATGGCACTGTTCTTCCTAACACCTAGTCTAATTACTTTATTAGTGTTTACGCTGATCCTTGCCTTAGCCGCATGGCGCCGTCAGGGATTCTGCCGTTACTTGTGCCCCTATGGTGCCATGCTCGGGATCTTAAGTTTTGCGAGTCCCTTAAAAATCCGCCGTGATACTCAGCACTGCCTTATCGAAGCAAAAGGGATGAAATGTGACAAGTGCACCCGCGCCTGCCCAGCAAACATCATAGTGCACACCAAAACCACGGTTCGCAGTGACGAATGCCAAGCCTGTATGCGCTGCGTCGCCGCTTGCCCAAAATCTGCCGCCCTTGGCCTAGGACTTAAATTCGGCCACAGACTCGGCCACAAGGGATTACTCGCATTAGTACTCATTACCTTATTTATTCTGCCGCTTGGCGCGTACTTAGCGGGTTTCTGGCATAGCCAAACACCCGACAATATCCGCATGGAACTGATCCAAGTGATAGATAGAGTGGGGCATTAG
- the typA gene encoding translational GTPase TypA gives MLENLRNIAIIAHVDHGKTTLVDKLLSQSGTLATRGEATERVMDSNDLEKERGITILAKNTAIKWNDYRINIVDTPGHADFGGEVERVLSMVDSVLLLVDAVDGPMPQTRFVTKKAFAQGLKPIVVINKIDRPGARPDWVIDQVFDLFDNLGATDEQLDFPIVYASALNGFATLDPDVASDDMTPLFQTIVEKVSFPDADAEGSFQMQISQIDYNSYVGVIGIGRIKRGSVKTNQQVTIIGADGKTRNGKMGQVLGYMGLDRTEVEIANAGDIVAITGLGELKISDTICAVGAVEAMPALTVDEPTLTMTFQVNTSPFAGKEGKYVTSRNILERLQTELVHNVALRVEETESPDRFRVSGRGELHLSILIENMRREGYELAVSRPEVILKTIDGELCEPYETLTVDVEEEDQGTVIEKLGTRKAEMKDMQLDGKGRVRIDFIIPSRGLIGFQTEFLTATSGTGLIYHSFDHYGPHKGGDIGQRANGVLISNATGKALTFALFGLQDRGRLFIGHAAEVYEGQVVGIHARSNDLTVNCLKGKQLTNMRASGTDEAQVLTTPITMTLEQALEFIDDDELVEVTPKNIRVRKRHLTENDRKRFNRA, from the coding sequence GTGCTAGAGAATTTACGTAACATCGCCATTATTGCACACGTTGACCATGGCAAAACGACCCTGGTAGACAAGTTGCTGTCACAGTCAGGCACCCTTGCAACCCGAGGAGAAGCCACTGAGCGGGTGATGGACTCCAACGATCTTGAAAAGGAACGTGGGATCACGATTCTGGCAAAGAATACTGCCATCAAGTGGAACGACTACCGTATTAACATCGTTGATACCCCAGGCCACGCCGATTTCGGTGGTGAGGTTGAGCGTGTTCTGTCTATGGTTGACTCAGTATTATTGCTGGTTGATGCCGTTGACGGTCCAATGCCACAAACTCGCTTCGTAACGAAGAAAGCGTTTGCTCAAGGCTTAAAGCCAATCGTTGTTATCAACAAGATTGACCGTCCAGGTGCACGCCCAGATTGGGTTATCGACCAAGTATTCGACCTGTTCGACAACTTAGGCGCAACTGACGAGCAATTAGATTTCCCAATCGTTTACGCTTCTGCGTTAAACGGTTTTGCAACTTTAGATCCGGATGTAGCGAGCGATGATATGACGCCGCTGTTCCAAACTATCGTTGAAAAAGTATCTTTCCCAGATGCTGACGCCGAAGGTTCGTTCCAGATGCAAATTTCGCAAATCGACTACAACTCATACGTGGGTGTTATCGGTATCGGCCGCATCAAGCGTGGTAGCGTTAAAACTAACCAACAAGTGACCATTATTGGCGCTGATGGCAAAACTCGTAACGGTAAAATGGGCCAAGTATTAGGTTACATGGGTCTAGACCGTACTGAAGTTGAAATTGCTAACGCGGGCGACATCGTTGCTATCACAGGTTTAGGCGAGCTGAAAATTTCTGACACTATCTGTGCCGTTGGCGCAGTAGAAGCAATGCCTGCTTTGACTGTTGATGAACCCACTCTGACCATGACTTTCCAAGTTAACACTTCACCTTTTGCTGGTAAAGAAGGTAAGTATGTGACTTCACGTAACATTCTGGAACGTCTGCAAACAGAATTAGTCCACAACGTGGCACTGCGTGTTGAAGAAACAGAAAGTCCAGATCGCTTCCGCGTATCTGGTCGTGGTGAATTGCATTTATCAATCCTGATTGAAAACATGCGTCGTGAAGGTTACGAGTTAGCCGTATCACGTCCAGAAGTAATTCTGAAAACCATCGACGGTGAACTGTGTGAACCATACGAGACGTTGACTGTTGACGTTGAAGAAGAAGATCAAGGTACAGTGATCGAGAAGTTAGGTACCCGTAAAGCTGAAATGAAAGACATGCAGCTTGATGGTAAAGGTCGTGTACGTATCGACTTCATCATCCCAAGCCGTGGTTTAATCGGTTTCCAAACTGAATTCTTAACTGCGACTTCTGGTACTGGTCTAATCTACCACTCGTTCGACCATTACGGTCCACACAAAGGTGGCGATATCGGTCAACGCGCTAACGGCGTATTGATCTCTAACGCTACTGGTAAGGCTCTGACCTTCGCACTGTTCGGTCTACAAGATCGCGGTCGTCTCTTTATCGGCCATGCCGCTGAAGTATACGAAGGCCAAGTAGTTGGTATCCACGCTCGCTCAAACGATCTGACAGTTAACTGTCTGAAAGGTAAGCAGCTGACCAACATGCGTGCTTCTGGTACTGACGAAGCTCAAGTACTGACTACGCCAATCACAATGACACTTGAGCAAGCGCTTGAGTTCATCGATGATGACGAATTAGTTGAAGTAACGCCTAAGAACATTCGTGTTCGTAAGAGACACTTGACTGAAAACGATCGTAAGCGCTTTAACCGCGCTTAA
- a CDS encoding ATP-binding protein: MKKSLLSLAIIVILSVVGIQLFIIPLFENKVRHPTEKWALELLTSGTANMLAVQLQRLPKQDRAAYLQNMQANFGYELAVQDYQRDDFSIVQQQWIDQNNVVGEPLTDLVYRRIDADQLLVVIKPNTVPKYLVNDAQRWSMGVFYLITHALNKQPENNWHSIIAVINEDFAYPVTLQSLGEIHENDEQMSDLYAGRIIALSTADSDAIGYPADRVMQRIGSSDKVIVLGPFSTELKPKVQYMLSIFYLIFGLSLLVPIIVWLIPAWRSMLSLNKVAILLGKGHFDTRAKFIHFSHLNHLSNTINIMAEKIQRLISSHKNLVNAVSHELRTPIARIEFNIEMLRNNTQDNNQLTQLDRIEFSLNELNSLVSEMLEHARFDSEIPTLTFESIELNHWLRQELLLWQEANPTIVITLLGHDECLARFDRFYMSRAISNLVRNAIAYGQSQIHVGYQKTAKGWMVFIEDDGYGVPLASRDKVFEPFYRDDESRNLQKSGTGLGLAIVKQIIDWHSGSASVNASALGGARFVLSWPDKKL, from the coding sequence ATGAAAAAATCATTATTATCTTTGGCTATTATCGTTATTTTGTCAGTGGTGGGTATTCAGCTATTTATCATTCCGCTGTTTGAAAATAAAGTCAGGCATCCGACCGAGAAGTGGGCGCTGGAGTTGTTGACATCAGGTACGGCCAATATGCTTGCAGTGCAATTACAGCGGTTGCCGAAGCAAGACAGGGCTGCCTATTTACAGAATATGCAGGCTAATTTTGGCTATGAACTTGCAGTGCAAGACTATCAGCGGGATGACTTTTCAATTGTGCAGCAGCAATGGATTGATCAGAATAACGTCGTTGGCGAGCCGTTAACGGATTTAGTCTACCGAAGAATCGACGCCGATCAGCTGTTGGTGGTAATCAAACCTAATACCGTACCTAAATATTTAGTCAATGATGCTCAGCGTTGGAGTATGGGCGTATTTTATCTTATTACTCATGCGTTAAATAAGCAGCCAGAAAATAACTGGCACTCGATAATTGCTGTCATCAATGAGGATTTTGCCTACCCAGTGACATTGCAGTCACTTGGCGAGATACACGAAAATGATGAGCAGATGAGTGACTTATATGCAGGACGCATTATTGCGCTGTCTACTGCGGACTCTGATGCGATTGGCTACCCAGCAGACAGGGTGATGCAACGTATTGGCAGCAGCGACAAGGTGATTGTTCTAGGACCATTCAGCACTGAGTTAAAGCCTAAGGTGCAGTACATGTTAAGTATCTTTTATTTGATATTTGGCTTGTCGCTGTTAGTGCCGATTATCGTGTGGCTGATACCTGCGTGGCGCTCTATGTTAAGCCTGAATAAGGTCGCGATATTACTGGGGAAAGGCCATTTTGATACGCGTGCTAAATTTATTCATTTTAGCCATTTAAATCACTTGTCCAACACCATTAATATTATGGCGGAGAAAATTCAGCGATTAATTTCCTCACATAAAAATCTTGTAAATGCCGTCTCTCACGAATTACGCACACCTATCGCTCGGATAGAGTTTAATATTGAAATGCTGAGAAATAATACTCAGGATAATAATCAATTGACGCAACTAGATCGTATAGAGTTTTCATTAAATGAGTTAAATTCATTAGTGTCGGAAATGCTTGAACATGCGCGGTTTGATAGCGAAATACCGACACTGACATTTGAGTCAATTGAGCTCAACCACTGGCTAAGACAAGAGTTACTGCTGTGGCAAGAGGCTAACCCAACGATAGTCATCACTTTGCTTGGGCATGATGAATGCTTGGCAAGATTCGATAGGTTTTACATGAGCCGCGCCATCAGTAATTTAGTCCGAAATGCCATTGCCTATGGGCAAAGCCAGATCCACGTCGGCTACCAAAAAACAGCAAAAGGGTGGATGGTTTTCATTGAAGATGATGGTTATGGTGTGCCTTTGGCCTCCAGAGATAAAGTGTTTGAGCCGTTTTATCGAGACGATGAAAGCCGCAATCTGCAAAAGAGTGGGACAGGATTAGGCCTAGCCATTGTCAAGCAAATCATAGATTGGCATAGCGGTTCGGCGAGCGTTAACGCGTCAGCTTTAGGAGGCGCTCGTTTTGTCCTCAGTTGGCCAGACAAGAAGTTATGA
- the glnA gene encoding glutamate--ammonia ligase, which produces MSVESVLKQLEELEVKFVDLRFTDTKGKEQHVSIPSHQVDADFFEDGKMFDGSSIAGWKGINESDMVLMPDPTTFVLDPFTEETTALIRCDILEPGTMTGYDRDPRSIAKKAEAYLISTGIADTVLIGPEPEFFLFDDVRFGTDMSGCFVKIDAKEAAWNSGTSYEGGNTGHRPFTKGGYFPVAPVDSSQDLRSAMCLVLEEMGQVVEAHHHEVATAGQNEIATRFNTLTKKADEIQILKYVVHNMAHAYGKTATFMPKPIVGDNGSGMHVHQSLAKDGVNLFAGDKYAGLSETALYYIGGIIKHARALNAFTNPSTNSYKRLVPHFEAPVMLAYSARNRSASIRIPVVPSPKGRRIEARFPDPHANPYLGFAALLMAGLDGIQNKIHPGEAMDKDLYDLPPEEAAEIPQVATSLENALENLQADHEFLTKGGVFSEDFIQSYIVLKTAEAERVARTTHPLEFEMYYSL; this is translated from the coding sequence ATGTCAGTTGAATCAGTTTTAAAGCAACTTGAAGAATTAGAAGTTAAGTTCGTTGATTTACGTTTTACCGACACTAAAGGTAAAGAGCAGCACGTATCTATTCCTTCTCATCAGGTAGATGCTGATTTCTTCGAAGACGGCAAAATGTTTGACGGTTCTTCTATCGCAGGTTGGAAGGGCATTAACGAATCAGACATGGTACTGATGCCAGATCCAACGACATTCGTACTGGATCCTTTCACCGAAGAAACCACAGCGCTGATCCGTTGTGACATTCTTGAACCAGGTACTATGACGGGTTATGACCGTGACCCACGTTCAATTGCTAAAAAAGCAGAAGCTTACCTAATCTCTACTGGTATCGCTGATACTGTTTTGATTGGCCCAGAACCAGAATTCTTCCTATTTGATGATGTCCGTTTCGGTACTGACATGTCAGGTTGTTTCGTTAAGATCGACGCTAAAGAAGCGGCTTGGAACTCAGGCACTAGCTACGAAGGCGGCAACACAGGTCACCGTCCATTCACTAAAGGCGGTTACTTCCCAGTTGCACCGGTTGACTCATCACAAGACCTACGTAGCGCTATGTGTTTAGTGCTTGAAGAAATGGGTCAAGTGGTTGAAGCGCATCACCACGAAGTGGCGACTGCGGGTCAAAACGAAATCGCAACTCGCTTCAACACGTTAACTAAGAAAGCGGATGAAATCCAAATTCTGAAGTACGTAGTGCACAACATGGCACACGCTTACGGTAAGACGGCGACTTTCATGCCTAAACCCATCGTTGGCGACAACGGTAGCGGCATGCACGTTCACCAATCTCTGGCGAAAGACGGTGTTAACTTGTTCGCTGGCGACAAATACGCGGGTTTAAGTGAAACGGCGCTGTACTACATAGGTGGTATCATCAAGCACGCTCGCGCGCTGAACGCTTTCACTAACCCAAGCACTAACTCTTACAAGCGTTTAGTGCCACACTTTGAAGCACCTGTTATGTTGGCCTACTCTGCCCGTAACCGCTCTGCATCAATCCGTATTCCAGTGGTACCAAGCCCTAAAGGCCGTCGTATCGAAGCGCGTTTCCCAGATCCACATGCCAACCCATACTTAGGTTTCGCAGCGCTGCTGATGGCCGGTCTTGACGGTATCCAAAACAAGATCCACCCAGGTGAAGCGATGGACAAAGATCTGTACGATCTGCCTCCAGAAGAAGCGGCTGAAATCCCACAAGTGGCAACGTCATTAGAAAACGCCCTTGAAAATCTGCAAGCTGACCATGAGTTCCTGACAAAAGGCGGCGTGTTCAGTGAAGATTTCATCCAATCTTATATCGTACTGAAAACAGCAGAAGCTGAGCGTGTAGCACGTACAACTCACCCACTTGAGTTTGAAATGTACTACAGCTTGTAA
- a CDS encoding response regulator transcription factor, whose amino-acid sequence MKTKILIVEDDLPLAESIQEYLNYEGCQVEIISNGVLAVSRILEWQPALVILDIMLPQKDGLSVCREVRPQYNGYILMFTAREEEIDQIVGLEIGADDYLLKPVKPRMLLAKIKAFLRRDRLAESIAENQQVSEYISFGQLAINTQKRSVTLADVAIKLTDGEYDLLITLAKNAGNILSRNDIVEQVKGYYYDGIERGVDNHICQLRKKLGDDARNPFKIKTIRSKGYLFVSSGW is encoded by the coding sequence ATGAAAACCAAAATTCTCATTGTAGAGGATGATTTGCCTTTAGCTGAGTCTATTCAGGAGTACCTTAACTATGAAGGTTGCCAAGTAGAGATAATCTCAAACGGCGTGCTAGCAGTATCGAGGATTCTTGAATGGCAGCCCGCACTGGTGATACTCGACATCATGTTACCGCAAAAAGACGGCTTGAGTGTATGCCGAGAAGTAAGGCCGCAATATAACGGCTATATTTTGATGTTTACCGCGCGAGAAGAAGAAATAGATCAAATTGTTGGGCTTGAAATTGGCGCAGATGATTACTTACTTAAACCAGTCAAACCTCGTATGTTGCTGGCTAAAATCAAAGCGTTTTTAAGGCGAGATAGATTGGCCGAATCGATTGCTGAGAACCAGCAGGTAAGCGAATATATTAGTTTTGGCCAATTAGCGATCAATACCCAAAAGCGAAGCGTAACCTTAGCAGATGTAGCGATAAAGCTTACGGATGGAGAGTATGATCTGCTGATCACTTTAGCTAAAAATGCCGGAAATATATTGTCTCGTAACGATATAGTCGAACAAGTAAAAGGCTATTATTACGACGGTATAGAGCGCGGTGTTGATAATCATATTTGTCAGCTTAGAAAAAAACTCGGCGATGACGCGCGTAATCCATTTAAGATAAAAACGATTCGTTCAAAAGGGTATTTATTTGTCTCTAGCGGCTGGTGA